The genomic stretch CTGGCGGGTGTTCGATTTCGACGCGGCACGTCCACGTGAATTGTCACTCCGAGCTGAAGCGTTTCGCAACGGCAGGGACCGGCCTGCTTCGACGGAGCGGCCCGCGGTCTGGCGCACGGTGGCGGTCGGGCTCATGCTCGCGGCGGGTCTCGGTGCGGGGGTCGTGGGCCCGAGCCATCTTCGTGTGAGCAACCCGGTGCCGTCGGGCCCGGAGTTCGTGTTCTCCTTCAAAGCGCTCGGCGAGATGCAGGCCGCAGGCGCACTCGATCTCGAGGACGAGGCGAAGAAGGCACCGCACATGCGCGGGCGTCCCACCGAGAAGCCGCAGCGTGCACCCGTCGTGGTGCGCCTGACCATCGACGGCGTCGCGGAGGAACGCACCTATCGGGCCAAGGGCATTTCGCAGGACGGCCCCGTGATCGGGCAGTGGCGAGTGCCGATCGAAGCGGGGCATCGGACGGTGGCGATCGAGATGGTCTTCGGTGCCGCGGAACCACTGCGCTGGGAACGGAAACTCGTCGCGACCGAGCGAAGGCTCCACGTGGTGACGTACGAGCCTGCGGATGGTTTCCGACTGGAAGACCAACTGGGGGCAGGCGAGATCACCCTGTCGCGGTGAGGCGTGGTTCGTGCGTGCGCGTGAGGCGCATTCCGAAGTGCCACGGTGGCAGAAGGAAAGGGGCTTCTTGCCAGGCGAGGCCCCCCGCTCGCATCGCCCAAGTGGCGATGGTGTCGGGGTGTGGGCGGATGTGGAGTGCGGGGCCGCGTGGCGTGGGGATGTCGCTGCGCCAGTGGATCACGGCGACGCATCCGCCGGGGCGAACGACGCGTGCGGCTTCACGCAACATGGCGACGGGGGCTTCGGTATGGAGGATGTTGAAGAGAAGACATGCTCCGCACGAGGCGTCGGCCAAGCCGAAGCCGGATTCGAAGACGTCGCGGACGACAGCGTTCACCGTGACCAGACCGGCGCTGCGGGCGCGTTCGCGGGTCTTTTCGACCATGCTGGGATCGATGTCGAAGGCGTGGACGGTGGTGCCGGTCCGAGTGGCGATCGGGATCGTGAACGTGCCGTAACCGCAGCCGAGTTCGGCGACCGCGCCGGTAGTGGAGTCGAACGCGAAACGATCCAAGACGCTGGGCACGTCCATGAGCGTCTCCCAGTGGTCTTGTTCGGGCATTCCGCTGTCGCGAAGTTTCATGCGTCGGCAGTCCGGTGGATGGAGCGGTCGGGACCGATTCGGAGGAACGGTGGTATGCGGAGGTTCGCGTGGAGTCGTTGCTCTCTGGTGCGCGACCTCACGACGGAGTGTCGAGGGCGGAAAAGTTGCAGCACACGCGTCTCGATCTTGCGCGGGTGCGGTTGCTCGTTCCGCGCTCAGTCCGAGTCCGGGAGGGTGATTTCGCGGAGCCAGATGTTGCGGAAGGAGACCTTGTCGGAGTGGTCCTGCAGTTCGATGGGGAGCCGGTCGGGGTGCGCGGAGTACTTCGGCTCGCCGCGCCAGACGGTGGGGCCGGCGAGGACGGCGTCGTGTTGGACGAGGACGCCGTTGTGGAAGACGGTCATGCGGGCGGGGCTCTTCAGGCTGCCGTCGCTGTTGAAACGCGGGGCGATGAAGACGATGTCGTAGGTCTGCCATTCGCCCGGGGCGCGGGTGGCGTTGGCGAGCGGCGGGTGTTGCTTGTAGATCGAGCCGGCCTGGCCGTTGACGTAGGTGGGGTTCTGATACGAGTCGAGGACCTGCACCTCGTAACGAGTCATGAAGAACACGCCGCTGTTGCCGCGTCCTTGGCCCTTGCCGTCGTCGTCGGTGGGGGAGCGCCACTCGAGGTGGAGTTGGACGTCGCGAAAGCCCTGTTTCGTGCGGATGTTGCCCTGTTTGGGGACGACGGTCATGGCGTCGCCTTCGATGGCCCAACCCGTGGAGTCGGCCTTGGTGGTTTCCCAAGCGTCGAAGGACGTGCCGTCGAAGAGCACGATCGCGTCGGAGGGGACTCCGCTCGCGGGCACCGCGACGACGGGCGGGACGGGCTCGTAGTACTCCGTGGCTTCGGGGGGCGGGAGATCGTCCTTCTGATCGGCGGCGCAGGCGATCAGGGCGAAGGCGGCGGCGGTGGTGAGGAGAGTGGGTGTGAAACGATTCATGGGGTGGTGCGAGGGTGCGGCTTTCTATCCGCGAAGGCGGCTGCTAGGAAAGCCGTTAGTGGATCGGGGACGGGACATTCTCTGGATCGTGACGACCCAATGGCGCGCGCAGGCGACGGGCGCAGCGGGCGACCCGAACGCGTGTACGCCGGCGTTCGACGCGTTGGCTGCGGAGGGAGTGAACTTCGTCGAAGCGACGACGCCGCATCCGTTCGGCCCGTTCGCGCGGGCCGCGTTGCTCACGGGTGTGCCTTCGCCGGAGAACGGAGTGCGCGAGTACTTCGATCCGCTGCCGCGCGAGGTCCGAACCGTGGCGCACGATCTGGCTGCGCGCGGTTACGACACTGCGTGGTTCGGCAAATGGCATCTGGCGGAACGCGATCGGGCGGCGCCGTTGGTGGGAGAAACGCACGCGAGGATGATCGTGCCGCCGGAGGCGAGGGGAGGCTTCGAGTTCTGGGAGGGTTTCGAGGGCGGGTTTCTGATCAACGAACCGTGGCTGCACGGCACGCGTCTGCCGACGCCGTATCCGTTTTCGGGATACCAAAGCGACGTGCTCTGCGCCCGCGCGCGCGAGTGGCTCGCGCAGCGGCGCTCGCGCGGGGTGGATCGCCCGGTTTTCTGCGTCGTGAGTCTGGAGCCGCCGCACCCGCCCTACGCGGCACCCGCGGGACTCGTGGAGCCGCGTGATCCGGAAGCGATCACGCTGGCCGGCAACGTGCCGGGCGGGGGCGCGGTCGAGGTGCGAGCGCGGCGCGAACTCGCGGGCTACTACGCGCACATCGTAGCGACCGATCGTGCGATCGGCGGACTCGTGGCGAGCGTGCCGAAGCACACGTGCATCGTGTGGACCTCGGTGCACGGCGACATGCACGGCGCGCACGGGTTGTTTCGCAAAGGCTGGCCGCACGAGGAGAGCGTGCGGGTGCCTCTGGTCGTGCGTGGCGACGGCGGAAGAGGACCCCGCGGTGTCGTCGATCGGTCGCCGATCTCGCTGCTCGATCTACGCGAGATGGCGCTTGCTTGGGCGGGGGGGCGGACATGGTCCTGCGCGAGGACGTCGGCACCGATTTCGATGCCGAGCGTGGTGGCGCTGCCGGATCAGTGCGACTGCACGTGGTCGGGCGAGCGGTCGGCGACGCACAAGGTCGTGCGCCGGGCGGACGGCTCGCCGTGGTTCGAGTTCGATCTGGGGTCGGATCCGTTGGAGTTGCACAACCTCGCGGTTCGAACCGGACAAGGGCGGAGCGCGAGTTGATGGGCGATCGCGCGGCGAGCGTTCAGCGGCCGGTGTGGCCGAAACCGCCGACGCCGCGTGCGGTGTCGTCGAGTTCGGCGACTTCGATCGCGGGGCACATCGCGACGGAGTAAACGCCGATCTGGGCGATGCGTTCGCCGTGTTTGAACACGAACGGCTCGGAACCATGATTGATCAGTACCACGCCGACCTCGCCGCGGTAATCGGCATCGACCGTGCCGGGCGAGTTGAGGACGGCGACGCCGTGTTTGAAGGCGAGACCGCTGCGGCTGCGCACTTGGACCTCGAAGCCGGGCGGGACGGCGACGGCGAGGCCGGTCTTCACCAGCATGCGGCCTCCCGGCGGGATCGTGCCGTCCATGTCGGCGTGGATGTCGAAGCAGCTTGCGTTGGCCGTGGCGCGGATGGGCAGGCGGGCCGTGGGGGAGAGGCGTTTGACGAGCAGTTGCATCGCCGGGGAGTGGAGGTGTTGGAGGAAGGTTTGGCGATGGTAGAACTCGCGAGCGCCAGGGCGAACCGGTCGATCGGTGGCGAGATACGGTGGCGGGATGCAAAGAGGGCGACCCTTGGAACGGGTCGCCCTCGAGGAAGCGGAAGCGGCGGGACGATGCTTTGCGATCAGAAGCGCCAGGCGAAGCCGGCGGAGATCAACCAAGGGTTGAGGTCGGCCGTGGTCAGGCGAGTCTCTCCGGCGAACACGTCGCTGGAGAGCGTGACCTTCTTCACGTCGAAGTTGAGGCGGACGCGTTCGGACACCTCGTAGTCGAAGCCGGCTTGGAAGGCGAAGCCTACGCTGTGGTTTTCCAAAGCAAGGGGCACGCCGGCGACGCTCAGGTGGTTGTCCATGATGAGCGTGAGGTTGAGGCCGAGACCCACGTAGGGTTGAAAGGCCTTGCCGGGAGCGAAGTGGTATTGGCCCATGAAGCACGGGGGCAGGTGGCTGAAGTCGCCGAGCTTGCCGACGCCCTCGAGATACACGTCGTGCTTCTGCGGGACGGTGAGAACGATCTCCAAGGCCACCTTTTCGGTGAACCAGTAGGAGACGTCGATCTCCGGTATCCATTTGCTTTGGACGGAGACGGCGTCGGCGGCGAAGTCGATGTCGAGCGCGGAGAAGGCGTCGGACTTGTTCGCCGTGTCGAGGTAGGTGGCGCGGAGGCGAAGGCCCCACGTGCCGGCGGGCGCGGAGAAGGCAGTGCCGGCGAGGCCGAGCGCTGCGACGACGAGGAGGAGTTTCCTGAACGAGTTATTCATGGTCCGTGAACGAAAGCGCCGCCCGGTCGGAAGTGACCAGGCGGCGCGAATCGCACTCTAGCGACGCGCGCGGGTCGTCTCTGCGCACGGCTTGTTCTTTGTCGCGCGTGGATTCACGAGGGGCGGGCGGACGCGTCTCACTCCGACGCGTCCCGGCGACTCTCGGACCAGTCGCGGAAGTAGACGTCGATCGGGGTGCGGACGATCTCGAGTTCTTCTCGCAGCACCTCCCGCCAAGGAAGACCGTCTGGCCGGTGGCGACCGCAATCGACGATCGTGGAGTAGCCGGGATAATCGGGGCCGTAGTCGTGCGGGTCGGCTCCGGGACGCGCGGGGCCGTCCTCGGGGTCTTCACCGTGGAGCGGGAAGAGAAAGCAGTTCTCGGGCTTGAACGTCCACGGGTGCAGTCCGTGGGCGCGCGCGGCGGACTCCAGGCTGCACCAACCGTTGGGCTCGCCGAAGACGCAACGTGTGGCCGTGAAGTGCATGGGTATGGAACGAGTGTAGGTCCACGGGCGGGTGCGCGTCTTGCGGCCTTCGCCCAGACCGCGCCAGTTCGCGATCTCGACGTAGTCGGAGGGTACGTGGGTGAAGTGCTCGGGATACTCGGCGATGGCGGCTTGGATACGGACTTCGTCTCCGAACTCCAAATACGCGCCGTCGTGGCAGCACACGGCCTCGCACGCGGACAGGTCGCAGCGGGCGAGGCGAACTTTGGGTATTGCGGCGGCGGGTTTGCGGCGTGCGGGCATGGCTGGACGAGGAACGAGATGGAATCATGCGACCGGTGCCGATCGCGTCGAGCGGACAGGTCGCTCGCGGTGGAAGCGGGTTGCCACGAGACGACCTCGGAGTTTGCGTCGAGCCGTTGCGGAGGCGCGCCGCTTTCCGCCGAAAGCCCTTCCTCGGAACCCCATGAATCGTCGTTCGTTCGTCTCTTCGCTCGCTGCCTCCGCGCTCGCCGCCACTACCATGCGCCCGGCTTCGGCCGCGGCCGCTGCACCGACCTCGGGTGCGCCGTTTCGGATGAAGTTCGGCCCGCATCACGGGCACTTCAAAGCGCACGTGGGCGACGACATTCTCGATCAAATTCGCTTCGCGCACGACGCGGGTTTCACCGCGTGGGAGGACAACGGCATGCCGGGTCGCGACACCGCCTTGCAGGAAAAGATCGGCAAGCTGCTCGCCTCGCTCGGGATG from Opitutales bacterium ASA1 encodes the following:
- a CDS encoding sulfatase — its product is MGWCEGAAFYPRRRLLGKPLVDRGRDILWIVTTQWRAQATGAAGDPNACTPAFDALAAEGVNFVEATTPHPFGPFARAALLTGVPSPENGVREYFDPLPREVRTVAHDLAARGYDTAWFGKWHLAERDRAAPLVGETHARMIVPPEARGGFEFWEGFEGGFLINEPWLHGTRLPTPYPFSGYQSDVLCARAREWLAQRRSRGVDRPVFCVVSLEPPHPPYAAPAGLVEPRDPEAITLAGNVPGGGAVEVRARRELAGYYAHIVATDRAIGGLVASVPKHTCIVWTSVHGDMHGAHGLFRKGWPHEESVRVPLVVRGDGGRGPRGVVDRSPISLLDLREMALAWAGGRTWSCARTSAPISMPSVVALPDQCDCTWSGERSATHKVVRRADGSPWFEFDLGSDPLELHNLAVRTGQGRSAS
- a CDS encoding outer membrane beta-barrel protein encodes the protein MNNSFRKLLLVVAALGLAGTAFSAPAGTWGLRLRATYLDTANKSDAFSALDIDFAADAVSVQSKWIPEIDVSYWFTEKVALEIVLTVPQKHDVYLEGVGKLGDFSHLPPCFMGQYHFAPGKAFQPYVGLGLNLTLIMDNHLSVAGVPLALENHSVGFAFQAGFDYEVSERVRLNFDVKKVTLSSDVFAGETRLTTADLNPWLISAGFAWRF
- a CDS encoding DUF1080 domain-containing protein yields the protein MNRFTPTLLTTAAAFALIACAADQKDDLPPPEATEYYEPVPPVVAVPASGVPSDAIVLFDGTSFDAWETTKADSTGWAIEGDAMTVVPKQGNIRTKQGFRDVQLHLEWRSPTDDDGKGQGRGNSGVFFMTRYEVQVLDSYQNPTYVNGQAGSIYKQHPPLANATRAPGEWQTYDIVFIAPRFNSDGSLKSPARMTVFHNGVLVQHDAVLAGPTVWRGEPKYSAHPDRLPIELQDHSDKVSFRNIWLREITLPDSD
- the dut gene encoding dUTP diphosphatase, producing MQLLVKRLSPTARLPIRATANASCFDIHADMDGTIPPGGRMLVKTGLAVAVPPGFEVQVRSRSGLAFKHGVAVLNSPGTVDADYRGEVGVVLINHGSEPFVFKHGERIAQIGVYSVAMCPAIEVAELDDTARGVGGFGHTGR